One segment of Phaeacidiphilus oryzae TH49 DNA contains the following:
- the ppdK gene encoding pyruvate, phosphate dikinase, with protein MAAKQKLVYDFTEGNKDLKDLLGGKGANLAEMTNLGLPVPPGFTITTEACKTYLEKGDEPASLRDEVSAHLDALEQKMGKKLGQADDPLLVSVRSGAKFSMPGMMDTVLNIGLSDASVGGLAAQAGNERFAWDSYRRLIQMFGKTVMGVDGDRFEEALEAAKQGKGTSNDLELDAGDLKVLVKAFKGIVREDTGRDFPQDPREQMDLAIRAVFDSWNGDRARLYRRQERIPNDLGTAVNVCSMVFGNLGPDSGTGVAFTRDPSTGHQGVYGDYLQHAQGEDVVAGIRNTVPLADLEKLDKKSYDELMAIMATLENHYRDLCDIEFTIERGKLWMLQTRVGKRTAAAAFRIAVQLVDQGLIDLDEALTRVNGQQLAQLMFPRFDENTKAEYVAWGIAASPGAAVGKAVFDSYTAVKWSRSGEKVILVRRETNPDDLDGMIAAQGILTSRGGKTSHAAVVARGMGKTCVCGAEELEVDTKKRRFTTPDGRVVEEGDLISIDGSTGKVYVGEVPVVPSPVVEYFEGTLHAGADEQGGLVKAVHRIMAHADERRILRVRANADNGEDANRARRYGAQGIGLCRTEHMFLGEERRKEVEHLILADNDKDRETALKTLLPLQKGDFVELFQAMDGLPVTVRLLDPPLHEFLPDITELSVRVALAEARKDPNENDLRLLQAVHRLHEQNPMLGLRGVRLGLAIPGLFSMQVRAIAEAAAERKLAGGDPRAEIMIPLVGTVQELEIVRDDAETVLADVERTHNVELDIKLGTMIELPRAAVTAGQIAEAAEFFSFGTNDLTQTVWGFSRDDVEASFFTAYLEKGIFGVSPFETIDRDGVGALVKQAVEAGRATRPDLKLGVCGEHGGDPDSVHFFHEVGLDYVSCSPFRIPVARLEAGRAAVQTAGSDSR; from the coding sequence GTGGCGGCGAAGCAGAAACTCGTCTACGACTTCACCGAGGGCAACAAGGACCTCAAGGACCTCCTCGGCGGTAAAGGCGCGAACCTCGCCGAGATGACCAACCTCGGCCTGCCGGTCCCTCCCGGCTTCACCATCACCACCGAGGCCTGCAAGACGTACCTGGAGAAGGGCGACGAGCCGGCCTCGCTCCGCGACGAGGTGAGTGCGCACCTCGACGCCCTGGAGCAGAAGATGGGCAAGAAGCTCGGCCAGGCCGACGACCCGCTCCTCGTCTCGGTGCGCTCGGGCGCCAAGTTCTCGATGCCCGGGATGATGGACACCGTTCTCAACATCGGCCTCTCGGACGCCTCGGTCGGCGGCCTCGCCGCGCAGGCCGGGAACGAGCGGTTTGCCTGGGACTCGTACCGCCGGCTCATCCAGATGTTCGGCAAGACCGTGATGGGCGTGGACGGCGACCGGTTCGAGGAGGCGCTGGAGGCCGCCAAGCAGGGCAAGGGCACCAGCAACGACCTGGAACTCGACGCCGGCGACCTCAAGGTGCTGGTCAAGGCATTCAAGGGGATCGTCCGCGAGGACACCGGCCGGGACTTCCCGCAGGACCCGCGGGAGCAGATGGACCTGGCCATCCGCGCCGTCTTCGACTCCTGGAACGGTGACCGCGCCCGCCTCTACCGGCGCCAGGAGCGCATCCCGAACGACCTGGGCACGGCCGTCAACGTCTGCTCGATGGTCTTCGGCAACCTCGGCCCCGACTCCGGCACCGGCGTCGCCTTCACCCGCGACCCCTCCACCGGGCACCAGGGCGTCTACGGCGACTACCTGCAGCACGCCCAGGGCGAGGACGTGGTGGCGGGCATCCGCAACACCGTCCCGCTGGCCGATCTGGAGAAGCTGGACAAGAAGTCCTACGACGAGCTGATGGCCATCATGGCCACCCTCGAGAACCACTACCGCGACCTCTGCGACATCGAGTTCACCATCGAGCGCGGAAAGCTCTGGATGCTGCAGACCCGGGTCGGCAAGCGCACCGCCGCGGCCGCCTTCCGGATCGCCGTCCAGCTGGTCGACCAGGGCCTGATCGACCTGGACGAGGCGCTCACCCGGGTCAACGGGCAGCAGCTCGCCCAGCTGATGTTCCCGAGGTTCGACGAGAACACCAAGGCCGAGTACGTGGCCTGGGGGATCGCGGCCTCGCCGGGCGCGGCGGTCGGCAAGGCGGTCTTCGACAGCTACACCGCGGTGAAGTGGTCGCGGTCGGGCGAGAAGGTGATCCTGGTCCGCCGGGAGACCAACCCGGACGACCTGGACGGCATGATCGCCGCCCAGGGCATCCTGACCTCGCGCGGCGGCAAGACCTCGCACGCCGCCGTGGTGGCCCGCGGGATGGGCAAGACCTGCGTCTGCGGTGCCGAGGAGCTGGAGGTCGACACCAAGAAGCGGCGCTTCACCACGCCGGACGGGCGGGTCGTCGAGGAGGGCGACCTGATCTCGATCGACGGCTCGACCGGCAAGGTCTACGTGGGCGAGGTGCCGGTCGTGCCCTCGCCGGTGGTCGAGTACTTCGAGGGGACCCTCCACGCCGGCGCCGACGAGCAGGGCGGCCTGGTCAAGGCCGTGCACCGGATCATGGCGCACGCCGACGAGCGCCGGATCCTGCGGGTACGCGCCAACGCGGACAACGGCGAGGACGCCAACCGCGCCCGCCGGTACGGCGCCCAGGGCATCGGCCTGTGCCGCACCGAGCACATGTTCCTCGGCGAGGAGCGGCGCAAGGAGGTCGAGCACCTGATCCTGGCCGACAACGACAAGGACCGGGAGACGGCGCTGAAGACCCTGCTGCCGCTGCAGAAGGGCGACTTCGTCGAGCTCTTCCAGGCGATGGACGGGCTGCCGGTGACGGTGCGCCTCCTCGACCCGCCGCTGCACGAGTTCCTGCCGGACATCACCGAGCTGTCCGTCCGGGTGGCGCTCGCCGAGGCGCGGAAGGACCCGAACGAGAACGACCTGCGCCTGCTGCAGGCCGTCCACCGGCTGCACGAGCAGAACCCGATGCTGGGGCTGCGCGGCGTCCGGCTCGGGCTGGCCATCCCCGGCCTGTTCTCCATGCAGGTGCGGGCGATCGCGGAGGCGGCGGCCGAGCGGAAGCTGGCCGGCGGCGACCCGCGGGCGGAGATCATGATCCCGCTGGTCGGCACCGTCCAGGAGCTGGAGATCGTCCGGGACGACGCGGAGACGGTGCTGGCCGACGTCGAGCGGACGCACAACGTCGAGCTGGACATCAAGCTCGGCACGATGATCGAGCTGCCGCGGGCCGCGGTGACGGCGGGTCAGATCGCCGAGGCCGCCGAGTTCTTCTCGTTCGGCACCAACGACCTCACCCAGACGGTGTGGGGCTTCAGCCGGGACGACGTGGAGGCCTCCTTCTTCACGGCCTACCTGGAGAAGGGGATCTTCGGGGTCAGCCCGTTCGAGACCATCGACCGGGACGGCGTCGGCGCCCTGGTCAAGCAGGCCGTCGAGGCCGGCCGGGCGACCAGGCCCGACCTCAAGCTCGGCGTCTGCGGCGAGCACGGGGGCGACCCCGACTCGGTGCACTTCTTCCACGAGGTGGGCCTGGACTACGTGTCCTGCTCGCCGTTCCGGATCCCGGTGGCACGGCTGGAAGCCGGTCGGGCCGCCGTACAGACCGCGGGCAGCGACTCGCGCTGA
- a CDS encoding PAC2 family protein has protein sequence MGCAVRERDPRDLYTLEPGATEALAEAFGGDSDGGGPALLYFFEGFMDAGEVGEQISEYLLGDADRRLIASFDTDRLVDYRARRPPMVFARDEWISYQPPVLDLYLVHDAVGVPLLLLSGPEPDVEWELFASAVRDLAQRLGVRLAVNFHGIPMGVPHTRPVGLTPHGNRPGLMGDHPRWFQSAQVPGSAAALVELRLVEAGLGALGFAAHVPHYLARDAYPPAAVAVLEAVQAATGLVLPGAELRAAAERTREEVDRQVEEGGGELRSVVTGLEQQYDAFAGAVERGSLLAETADLPSAEELGDAFERFLAEREDPGDGPLS, from the coding sequence ATGGGGTGCGCGGTGCGCGAACGCGATCCGAGGGATCTGTACACGCTCGAACCTGGGGCGACCGAGGCACTCGCCGAGGCGTTCGGCGGGGACTCCGACGGGGGCGGGCCGGCGCTGCTCTACTTCTTCGAGGGCTTCATGGACGCCGGTGAGGTCGGCGAGCAGATCTCCGAGTACCTCCTCGGCGACGCCGACCGGCGGCTGATCGCCTCCTTCGACACCGACCGCCTGGTCGACTACCGGGCCCGCCGGCCGCCGATGGTCTTCGCCCGCGACGAGTGGATCTCATACCAGCCGCCGGTGCTCGACCTCTATCTGGTGCACGACGCGGTGGGGGTGCCGCTGCTGCTGCTCTCCGGCCCCGAGCCGGACGTCGAGTGGGAGCTCTTCGCCTCCGCCGTGCGGGATCTGGCGCAGCGGCTCGGGGTGCGGCTGGCGGTGAACTTCCACGGGATTCCGATGGGGGTTCCGCACACTCGCCCGGTCGGGCTCACCCCGCACGGCAACCGGCCGGGGCTGATGGGCGACCACCCGCGCTGGTTCCAGTCCGCGCAGGTGCCGGGCAGCGCCGCCGCGCTGGTCGAACTCCGGCTCGTCGAGGCGGGGTTGGGCGCGCTGGGCTTCGCCGCGCATGTGCCCCACTACCTGGCGCGGGACGCGTACCCGCCGGCGGCGGTGGCCGTGCTGGAGGCCGTGCAGGCGGCCACCGGTCTTGTGCTGCCGGGCGCCGAGCTGCGGGCCGCGGCCGAGCGGACCCGGGAGGAGGTCGACCGCCAGGTCGAGGAGGGCGGCGGCGAGCTGCGCTCGGTGGTGACCGGCCTGGAGCAGCAGTACGACGCCTTCGCGGGCGCGGTGGAGCGGGGCAGCCTCCTCGCCGAGACCGCGGACCTGCCGTCCGCCGAGGAGCTGGGCGACGCCTTCGAGCGCTTCCTGGCGGAGCGCGAGGACCCGGGAGACGGACCGCTCTCCTGA
- a CDS encoding SGNH/GDSL hydrolase family protein produces MKWRTRGAAVASGLLALGVLSGCGLESQGAKTLGAVGGDSPSPQRQAAFAPYVALGDSYTAGPMIPHQEGSPKGCRRSSSNYPSVVARQLGLSGADFRDVSCSGATAEEIAYGQRQKVSGGTAPAQLAALSGNTRLVTVGAGGNDVGYFDVLETCARLGIAATALGDAGAETAPCRDHYGTGGLDGRIQQAGATMADLLRAVKERAPRARVLVVGYPAIFPEHNGSCGSLLMTGGDLPYLRGLEEELNAELRRQALTAGDEYVDTYGPSIGHDACEVADARWVEPLLPSRDASPLHPNSVGEAGMGQAVLSVLRARTS; encoded by the coding sequence ATGAAGTGGCGGACGAGGGGTGCCGCGGTCGCGAGTGGGCTGCTGGCGCTCGGCGTCCTGTCCGGCTGCGGACTGGAGTCGCAGGGGGCCAAGACGCTCGGCGCGGTGGGCGGTGACTCGCCGAGCCCGCAGCGGCAGGCGGCGTTCGCCCCGTACGTCGCCCTCGGCGACTCGTACACCGCGGGGCCGATGATCCCCCACCAGGAGGGCAGTCCCAAGGGCTGCCGCCGGTCCAGCAGCAACTACCCGTCCGTGGTGGCCAGGCAGCTCGGCCTGTCCGGCGCGGACTTCCGGGACGTCAGCTGTTCGGGCGCGACCGCCGAGGAGATCGCGTACGGGCAGCGGCAGAAGGTCTCCGGCGGGACCGCGCCCGCGCAACTGGCCGCGCTCTCCGGGAACACCAGGCTGGTGACGGTCGGGGCCGGGGGCAACGACGTCGGGTACTTCGACGTGCTGGAGACCTGCGCGCGGCTGGGCATCGCGGCGACCGCCCTGGGCGACGCCGGCGCGGAGACCGCGCCCTGCCGCGACCACTACGGGACCGGCGGGCTGGACGGGCGGATCCAGCAGGCCGGGGCCACCATGGCGGATCTGCTGCGGGCCGTGAAGGAGCGGGCGCCGCGGGCGCGGGTGCTGGTCGTCGGCTATCCGGCGATCTTCCCCGAGCACAACGGCAGCTGCGGGTCGCTGCTGATGACCGGCGGGGACCTGCCCTACCTCCGGGGCCTCGAGGAGGAGCTCAACGCGGAGCTGCGGAGGCAGGCGCTGACGGCGGGGGACGAGTACGTGGACACCTACGGGCCGTCGATCGGCCACGACGCCTGCGAGGTGGCGGACGCCCGCTGGGTCGAGCCGCTGCTGCCCTCGCGGGACGCGTCGCCGCTGCATCCCAACTCCGTCGGCGAGGCGGGGATGGGCCAGGCGGTCCTCTCCGTGCTGCGCGCCCGCACGAGCTGA
- a CDS encoding MarR family winged helix-turn-helix transcriptional regulator, with the protein MTEPKVPAAVRDLDRHVARYRREFPNIDPQVERIVAAIFRLNRRMDLAYARQLRTLDITNAEWEVLKELVLAGRPYRLTPGELAKRLGLTPAAMTHRIDRMLDDGLVTRTRDESNRVRVIIELTPKGRDKWLEAMRLASGFEEELLSDLEAADREAMAAMLTRMLVRVEATQPDATGRTDDLDQP; encoded by the coding sequence ATGACCGAGCCGAAGGTGCCTGCGGCCGTACGCGACCTGGACCGCCACGTCGCGCGCTACCGCCGCGAGTTCCCCAACATCGACCCGCAGGTCGAGCGGATCGTCGCGGCGATCTTCCGGCTGAACCGCCGGATGGACCTCGCCTACGCCCGCCAGCTGCGCACGCTGGACATCACCAACGCCGAGTGGGAGGTCCTCAAGGAGCTCGTCCTCGCCGGCCGCCCGTACCGGCTGACGCCGGGGGAGCTGGCCAAGCGGCTCGGCCTGACGCCGGCGGCGATGACCCACCGGATCGACCGGATGCTCGACGACGGCCTGGTCACCAGGACCCGGGACGAGTCCAACCGGGTCCGCGTGATCATCGAGCTGACCCCCAAGGGCCGCGACAAGTGGCTTGAGGCGATGCGCCTGGCCTCGGGCTTCGAGGAGGAGCTCCTCAGCGACCTGGAGGCCGCCGACCGGGAGGCCATGGCCGCGATGCTGACCCGGATGCTGGTCCGCGTCGAGGCGACCCAGCCGGACGCCACCGGCCGCACCGACGACCTCGACCAGCCGTAG
- a CDS encoding MFS transporter, with product MTTVITKSTVEAPRALRRVQVGNALAAFGAGFTVPFIYVYATEVRHLSAGVGGALFSIWAVAALLVLPVIGKVVDRRGPQPVLVASCLLAAAGSIGFGFSHGPAAIMIFAALFGAGIAGEQPVLATMVARCTEPGGRAKAFAFQFFLNNLGLGIGGLLGGLIVDPSRPASFEVLFCIEAAMILVLAGVAGTVRLPQVGSLQVEVPESAEAAATAAAATAAAGGGGYRAMLRDRAMVGVCVLAMVIFFSCYGQFESGLAAFATSVTKISPSTLGFALAANTAVIVVGQLLVLRITGRRRRSSVIAVVGLIWLAAWALAGVSGLVGPGTALATAAILGTYMLFGAGEMLLSPVLGPLVADLAPASQLGRYNAAFAGVRQVAMVAGPAFAGLMVGMRAYPEYLGILFLCTIGVSVLALRLGRRLTPVQNGLVKVESVEPAVRRAELERESTVPVA from the coding sequence GTGACCACGGTGATCACGAAGTCGACGGTGGAGGCGCCGCGTGCCCTGCGAAGGGTGCAGGTGGGGAACGCTCTGGCAGCGTTCGGCGCCGGTTTCACCGTGCCCTTCATCTACGTCTACGCGACCGAGGTCCGGCATCTCAGCGCCGGCGTGGGCGGCGCCCTGTTCAGCATCTGGGCGGTGGCCGCGCTCCTCGTCCTGCCGGTCATCGGCAAGGTGGTGGACCGGCGCGGGCCGCAGCCGGTGCTGGTCGCGTCCTGTCTGCTGGCCGCCGCGGGGTCGATCGGCTTCGGGTTCTCGCACGGGCCCGCGGCCATCATGATCTTCGCCGCGCTGTTCGGCGCCGGGATCGCCGGCGAGCAGCCGGTGCTTGCCACCATGGTGGCGCGGTGCACCGAGCCCGGCGGCCGGGCGAAGGCCTTCGCGTTCCAGTTCTTCCTGAACAACCTGGGGCTCGGCATCGGCGGGCTGCTCGGCGGGCTGATCGTCGACCCGTCCCGGCCCGCCAGCTTCGAGGTGCTGTTCTGCATCGAGGCCGCGATGATCCTGGTGCTCGCCGGGGTGGCCGGGACGGTCCGGCTGCCGCAGGTGGGCTCGCTCCAGGTCGAGGTGCCGGAGTCGGCGGAGGCCGCGGCCACCGCTGCCGCCGCCACCGCGGCCGCGGGCGGCGGGGGCTACCGGGCGATGCTGCGGGACCGCGCCATGGTCGGGGTGTGTGTGCTGGCCATGGTGATCTTCTTCAGCTGCTACGGGCAGTTCGAATCCGGCCTGGCGGCCTTCGCCACCAGCGTCACCAAGATCTCGCCGAGCACCCTCGGCTTCGCCCTCGCCGCCAACACCGCGGTGATCGTGGTCGGCCAGCTGCTGGTGCTGCGGATCACCGGGCGGCGGCGCCGCTCCTCGGTGATCGCCGTGGTCGGATTGATCTGGCTGGCCGCCTGGGCGCTGGCCGGGGTCTCCGGGCTGGTCGGCCCGGGCACCGCGCTCGCCACCGCCGCGATCCTGGGGACGTACATGCTGTTCGGGGCCGGCGAGATGCTCCTCTCCCCGGTGCTCGGCCCGCTGGTCGCGGACCTGGCGCCGGCGAGCCAGCTCGGGCGCTACAACGCGGCCTTCGCCGGGGTGCGGCAGGTCGCCATGGTGGCCGGACCGGCCTTCGCCGGTCTGATGGTCGGCATGCGGGCGTACCCGGAGTACCTCGGCATCCTGTTCCTCTGCACGATCGGGGTCAGCGTCCTCGCGCTGCGGCTCGGACGGCGGCTGACGCCGGTGCAGAACGGACTGGTGAAGGTCGAGTCGGTGGAGCCGGCGGTGCGCCGGGCCGAGCTGGAGCGGGAGAGCACCGTCCCGGTCGCCTGA
- a CDS encoding alpha/beta hydrolase gives MSLTGTPFLILLAVLTVLAVAATLLLWGRMRGPRALRWTARLVLILICQATAICVVAVWINNSYGLYSSWNDLLGNDNGSATAAMPGPPASRAKFTRAQNGVLDTYFRGSHSKLSGQVLVWTPPQYSEPQYRKDDFPVVMLLHGVPGSPQSWLEGGDIPGAVEQMLGQHEIKPFILVMPVIDPGSIDTTCSDTPERRVGSWLSQDVPELVGSQFRVQRQAHAWGLLGLSTGGFCAAKLPLQYPKVFATGAAMSPDPFTGDRSALPDARTRELNSPLYLAKHGRPDVSLFLATSRQDKYSKPANIEALKRAVRAPATVATLILAQGGHNWNTWLRMYPVVFPWLSEHLPNPAPPAVKKTAGRL, from the coding sequence TTGAGCCTGACCGGAACCCCGTTCCTCATCCTGCTCGCGGTCCTCACCGTTCTGGCGGTGGCCGCAACCCTGCTGCTGTGGGGGCGGATGCGGGGTCCGCGCGCGCTGCGCTGGACGGCCCGGCTGGTGCTGATCCTGATCTGCCAGGCCACGGCGATCTGCGTGGTGGCGGTGTGGATCAACAACAGCTACGGCCTCTACTCGTCCTGGAACGACCTCCTCGGCAACGACAACGGCTCGGCCACCGCCGCGATGCCCGGTCCGCCCGCCTCCCGGGCCAAGTTCACCCGGGCGCAGAACGGGGTGCTGGACACCTACTTCCGCGGCTCCCACTCCAAGCTCTCCGGCCAGGTCCTGGTCTGGACTCCGCCGCAGTACTCCGAGCCGCAGTACCGCAAGGACGACTTCCCCGTGGTGATGCTGCTGCACGGCGTGCCCGGCTCCCCGCAGTCCTGGCTGGAGGGTGGGGACATCCCGGGCGCCGTCGAGCAGATGCTCGGTCAGCACGAGATCAAGCCGTTCATCCTGGTGATGCCGGTGATCGACCCCGGCTCGATCGACACCACCTGCAGCGACACTCCTGAACGCCGGGTCGGCAGCTGGCTGTCGCAGGACGTGCCGGAGCTGGTCGGCAGCCAGTTCCGGGTGCAGCGCCAGGCCCACGCCTGGGGCCTCCTCGGCCTCTCCACCGGCGGCTTCTGCGCGGCGAAGCTGCCGCTGCAGTACCCGAAGGTGTTCGCCACCGGGGCCGCGATGAGCCCGGACCCCTTCACCGGCGACAGGTCCGCCCTGCCGGACGCCCGTACCCGGGAACTCAACAGCCCGCTGTACCTGGCGAAGCACGGCCGTCCGGACGTCTCGCTCTTCCTCGCCACCTCGCGCCAGGACAAGTACAGCAAGCCGGCCAACATCGAGGCGCTGAAGCGGGCGGTCCGGGCCCCGGCCACGGTCGCGACGCTGATCCTCGCCCAGGGCGGCCACAACTGGAACACCTGGCTGCGGATGTACCCGGTGGTCTTCCCCTGGCTCAGCGAGCACCTGCCGAACCCGGCGCCGCCGGCCGTGAAGAAGACGGCCGGCCGGTTGTGA
- a CDS encoding trypsin-like serine peptidase — MSRLTGRQLRGLRRLLGVAVVAVLLVVVFERMGGSASSTPAAGHPAPTPTGSVPSPGADDRLRGLPQGARVPEALVAPSPADSPSAVPFTGLMPQVGALFSLDSNGQPSRHFCTGSVVDSPKGDVIATAAHCVIDPGGGQQAGSKGAFDFVPGYHDGQSPYGLWAPVEVLVDPRWSGGGNPDYDIAFVVLRQVRPGAPGQSGRSLQALVGADPIGFGSADAEPGVVGAIGYPVSADRPIACLNATRPYNPNQSEFDCGGFENGSSGGPLLRGISPDTGTGTLVGVIGGYQEGGDSADVSYAAHLGPDIEALYRRAVAVS; from the coding sequence GTGTCTCGGCTGACAGGGCGACAGCTGCGCGGTCTGCGAAGGCTGCTCGGGGTGGCCGTGGTCGCCGTTCTGCTGGTGGTCGTCTTCGAGCGGATGGGCGGCAGCGCGTCGAGCACCCCGGCGGCCGGGCATCCGGCGCCCACCCCCACCGGGTCGGTGCCCTCGCCGGGGGCGGACGACCGGTTGCGCGGGCTGCCGCAGGGCGCGCGGGTGCCGGAGGCGCTGGTCGCGCCCAGCCCGGCGGACTCGCCGAGCGCCGTTCCGTTCACCGGGCTGATGCCGCAGGTGGGGGCGCTCTTCAGCCTCGACTCCAACGGGCAGCCGAGCCGGCACTTCTGCACCGGCAGCGTGGTGGACAGCCCGAAAGGGGACGTGATCGCCACCGCGGCGCACTGCGTGATAGACCCCGGCGGCGGGCAGCAGGCCGGGTCCAAGGGCGCCTTCGACTTCGTGCCCGGCTACCACGACGGGCAGTCGCCGTACGGGCTGTGGGCGCCCGTGGAGGTGCTGGTGGACCCACGGTGGAGCGGCGGCGGGAACCCTGACTACGACATCGCCTTCGTGGTGCTGCGGCAGGTTCGGCCGGGGGCACCCGGGCAGTCCGGTCGCAGCCTGCAGGCGCTGGTGGGCGCGGACCCGATCGGGTTCGGCTCGGCGGACGCGGAACCGGGGGTGGTCGGGGCCATCGGGTACCCGGTCTCCGCGGACCGGCCGATCGCCTGCCTCAACGCGACCCGGCCGTATAACCCCAACCAGTCCGAGTTCGACTGCGGCGGCTTCGAGAACGGCAGCAGCGGGGGGCCGCTGCTGCGCGGGATCTCGCCGGACACCGGGACGGGGACGCTGGTCGGGGTGATCGGCGGCTACCAGGAGGGCGGGGACTCGGCGGACGTGTCCTACGCGGCGCATCTCGGGCCGGACATCGAGGCGCTCTACCGGCGGGCGGTCGCCGTTTCTTGA
- a CDS encoding deoxyguanosinetriphosphate triphosphohydrolase gives MDVGAWGAARSAHYDANAEARWVPEPDKRPGRTAFQRDRARLLHSAALRRLAGTTQVVAPMERDFPRTRLTHSLECAQVGRELGAALGCDPDLVETACLAHDIGHPPFGHNGEQALAVAAAACGGFEGNAQSLRVLTRLEPKRFAPAGELTDRGGPRPGRSVGLNLTRAALDAATKYPWPLGGAPESTREPGKFGVYAEDLAVFRWLRRGAPPLRRCFEAQVMDWSDDVAYSVHDVEDGLQAGFIDPRALASLPEREEVFAVAAGRYAPGAEPGELAEALDRLLGQEWWPARYEGSAQDRARLKDATSQLIGRFCLAAEGATRAAFGTGPLTRYAADLVVPPEVRAECAVLKAVADRFVMQRPDQEELRSGQRVVIAELAEVLIRTAPEGLDPVFRAHFDAAGDDGERLRTVIDQIAVLTDASARALHRRLVN, from the coding sequence GTGGATGTCGGGGCTTGGGGCGCGGCGCGCAGCGCGCACTATGACGCCAACGCGGAGGCGCGTTGGGTTCCGGAGCCGGATAAGCGGCCCGGACGCACCGCGTTCCAGCGCGACCGCGCGCGGCTGCTGCACTCCGCCGCGCTGCGCCGGCTCGCCGGCACCACCCAGGTGGTCGCCCCGATGGAGCGCGATTTCCCGCGGACCCGGCTGACGCATTCGCTCGAATGCGCCCAGGTGGGGCGGGAGTTGGGGGCCGCGCTCGGCTGCGACCCGGACCTGGTGGAGACCGCCTGCCTGGCCCACGACATCGGCCACCCGCCCTTCGGGCACAACGGGGAGCAGGCGCTCGCGGTGGCCGCCGCGGCCTGCGGGGGGTTCGAGGGGAACGCGCAGAGCCTGCGGGTGCTGACCCGGCTGGAGCCCAAGCGGTTCGCGCCGGCCGGCGAGCTCACCGACCGCGGCGGTCCGCGCCCCGGCCGGAGCGTGGGGCTGAACCTCACCCGCGCGGCGCTGGACGCGGCGACCAAGTACCCGTGGCCGCTCGGCGGCGCCCCGGAGAGCACCCGGGAGCCGGGCAAGTTCGGGGTGTACGCCGAGGACCTGGCGGTCTTCCGCTGGCTGCGGCGGGGCGCGCCCCCGCTGCGGCGCTGCTTCGAGGCGCAGGTGATGGACTGGTCCGACGACGTCGCCTACTCGGTGCACGACGTGGAGGACGGACTGCAGGCCGGCTTCATCGACCCGCGGGCCCTCGCCTCCCTCCCCGAGCGGGAGGAGGTCTTCGCCGTCGCCGCCGGCCGCTACGCCCCGGGCGCGGAGCCCGGCGAGCTCGCCGAGGCGCTGGACCGGCTGCTCGGCCAGGAATGGTGGCCCGCCCGCTACGAGGGCAGCGCCCAGGACCGGGCCCGGTTGAAGGACGCCACCAGCCAGCTGATCGGCCGCTTCTGCCTGGCCGCCGAGGGCGCCACCCGGGCGGCCTTCGGCACCGGCCCGCTCACCCGCTACGCCGCCGACCTGGTGGTCCCACCGGAGGTGCGGGCGGAGTGCGCGGTGCTCAAGGCGGTCGCGGACCGGTTCGTGATGCAGCGGCCGGACCAGGAGGAGCTCAGATCCGGGCAGCGGGTGGTGATCGCGGAGCTCGCCGAGGTGCTGATCCGCACCGCCCCCGAGGGGCTGGACCCGGTCTTCCGCGCGCACTTCGACGCGGCCGGGGACGACGGCGAGCGGCTGCGCACGGTCATCGACCAGATCGCCGTGCTCACCGACGCGTCGGCGCGCGCGCTCCACCGCCGTCTGGTCAATTGA